In the Thermococcus sp. M36 genome, CGTTTTTGTTTAAACTAAAAAATTATTAGATGAATACATTATTATTTCAACTTTCAACAGAAGCTATACAGTTAATAGGTTACGTAGGTAGCTTTTTAACTTCTGTTACATTTATTCCTCAGGTAATAAAATCCTGGAAATCTAAAAGTGTTGGAGATTTAAGTGTGGTAATGCTTTTAATTGTAATTACAAGTACCATTGTTTGGTTAATATATGGATTTGGTATTGCCAATGGC is a window encoding:
- a CDS encoding SemiSWEET family sugar transporter, whose protein sequence is MNTLLFQLSTEAIQLIGYVGSFLTSVTFIPQVIKSWKSKSVGDLSVVMLLIVITSTIVWLIYGFGIANG